A window of Hymenobacter aerilatus contains these coding sequences:
- a CDS encoding 3-hydroxyanthranilate 3,4-dioxygenase yields MNRPINLQKWVDEHRHLLKPPVGNQQVFKDNKDFIVMVVGGPNSRKDYHVDEGEELFWQLEGDIVVKIIENGQPVDIEIKAGEMYLLPAGVPHSPRRPAHTIGLVVERYRTAGELDGFQWYCENCGHKLYEEFAEITDIVAQLPPIMNRFWQDEHKRTCRVCGTVMAPPAPAPAS; encoded by the coding sequence ATGAATCGACCAATCAACCTGCAGAAATGGGTGGATGAGCACCGCCACTTGCTAAAGCCACCCGTGGGCAATCAGCAGGTATTCAAAGACAACAAAGATTTTATTGTGATGGTGGTAGGTGGCCCCAACTCCCGCAAAGACTACCACGTGGACGAGGGCGAGGAGCTGTTTTGGCAGCTGGAGGGCGACATTGTGGTGAAAATAATAGAGAATGGCCAGCCGGTAGACATCGAGATTAAAGCTGGCGAAATGTACCTGCTACCTGCCGGCGTGCCCCACTCGCCGCGGCGGCCGGCCCATACCATTGGCTTGGTGGTGGAGCGCTACCGCACGGCCGGCGAGCTAGACGGCTTTCAGTGGTACTGCGAAAACTGCGGCCACAAGCTCTACGAGGAATTTGCCGAAATTACCGACATCGTGGCGCAGTTGCCACCCATCATGAACCGCTTCTGGCAAGATGAGCACAAGCGCACGTGCCGCGTGTGCGGCACCGTGATGGCCCCACCCGCCCCGGCCCCGGCTTCGTAA